Proteins encoded in a region of the Halostella limicola genome:
- a CDS encoding NUDIX hydrolase: MSTDEGTADEGVHENAMQDVIAVDADDEEQGLVNRLDAHTGDGIRHRAFTALIFDEDGRILLAQRSPDKRLWDTHWDGTVASHPVEGQTQKEATRQRLEEELGISPDQYDDLRLTDRFEYKRYYENAGVEHEVCAVLQLTLTDTTLDPNEEEVAGLMWVPYERLHRNPQWYRQLRLCPWFEIAMRRDVE; encoded by the coding sequence ATGAGTACCGACGAGGGGACTGCCGACGAGGGGGTCCACGAGAACGCGATGCAGGACGTCATCGCGGTCGACGCGGACGACGAGGAACAGGGGCTGGTCAACCGGCTGGACGCGCACACGGGCGACGGGATCCGCCACCGCGCGTTCACCGCGCTCATCTTCGACGAGGACGGCCGCATCCTCCTGGCCCAGCGCAGCCCCGACAAGCGTCTGTGGGACACCCACTGGGACGGCACCGTGGCTTCCCACCCGGTCGAGGGCCAGACCCAGAAGGAGGCGACCCGCCAGCGCCTCGAAGAGGAACTCGGCATCTCGCCGGACCAGTACGACGACCTGCGCCTCACCGACCGCTTCGAGTACAAGCGCTACTACGAGAACGCCGGCGTCGAACACGAGGTCTGCGCCGTGCTCCAGCTCACCCTCACCGACACTACCCTCGACCCGAACGAGGAGGAGGTCGCCGGCCTGATGTGGGTGCCCTACGAGCGGCTCCACCGCAACCCGCAGTGGTACCGGCAGCTTCGGCTCTGTCCCTGGTTCGAGATCGCGATGCGTCGCGACGTGGAGTGA
- a CDS encoding diacylglycerol/lipid kinase family protein, producing the protein MSDTPAGDREDEARVLVLNPNSGSADHGPEVRNRAADHGFDVRVSEEPGDAVDLAAEAAKGGADVVAAAGGDGTLNEVVCGIDRADAFEDVTFCPVPCGTGNNFASNVGVGSIAAAFDAVETGEERAIDLGRANDEPFINSCVGGLTADASASTSADLKERIGVAAYAVSTLRTMAEFDGVPIHVETSDDIADPWSGEALIVMIGNCRRPPDESGRTQANVEDGLFEVTILEEEPAIDLVEDAIEQRLFGSEAVDVVTRRTPELRITTDADDPVNYSLDGEMISAESLHAATEHRRLKLRVGDAYAPDPD; encoded by the coding sequence AGAAACAGGGCCGCCGACCACGGGTTCGACGTGCGGGTGTCGGAGGAGCCCGGCGACGCCGTCGACCTCGCCGCCGAGGCGGCCAAGGGGGGCGCGGACGTCGTCGCAGCGGCCGGCGGCGACGGCACGCTGAACGAGGTGGTCTGCGGCATCGACCGCGCCGACGCCTTCGAGGACGTGACGTTCTGCCCCGTCCCCTGCGGGACGGGGAACAACTTCGCGAGCAACGTCGGCGTCGGGAGTATCGCCGCGGCGTTCGACGCGGTCGAGACGGGCGAGGAGCGCGCGATAGACCTCGGGCGGGCGAACGACGAGCCGTTTATCAACTCCTGCGTGGGCGGGCTCACCGCCGACGCGAGCGCGAGTACGTCGGCGGACCTGAAAGAGCGTATCGGCGTCGCGGCTTACGCGGTGAGCACGCTCCGGACGATGGCGGAGTTCGACGGCGTCCCGATCCACGTCGAGACGAGCGACGACATCGCCGACCCCTGGAGCGGGGAGGCGCTGATCGTCATGATCGGTAACTGCCGCCGGCCTCCCGACGAGAGCGGCCGGACGCAGGCGAACGTGGAGGACGGGCTGTTCGAGGTGACGATCCTCGAGGAGGAGCCGGCGATCGACCTCGTGGAAGACGCCATCGAGCAGCGGCTGTTCGGGAGCGAGGCCGTCGACGTCGTGACGCGGCGGACGCCGGAACTGCGGATCACCACCGATGCCGACGACCCGGTCAACTACAGCCTCGACGGCGAGATGATCTCCGCGGAATCGCTCCACGCGGCGACTGAGCACCGCCGGCTGAAACTCAGGGTCGGCGACGCCTACGCGCCGGATCCGGACTGA